In Sphingopyxis sp. 113P3, one DNA window encodes the following:
- the pvaA gene encoding polyvinyl alcohol dehydrogenase PvaA, producing the protein MVFDEGRWKHRPLPGNAQDGGGRAGQDLAGPRRPLSLAVEARPDGRDHCVGRRKGLVGLRASARSLLGLSPHHAGQFQLFQLDLQRRPCRVQRYARTYVAAGQYRRLQSLGFEHDGVASQGQLAQGFQTHRPAGRLFVQNRTIYGSLQMSKLTEAMSRIMGSHAWGGAVFSAATLIAFGSVVHASGTVAETAPQSGHAVPADQLDGETLYKARCAACHDNAEGRTPSREVLSKNPASFILASMRTGAMVPMAEGLTLEEMTAIARAVGKADAKTDDGIDLRRIWGNSVEGTPLDAPQCSSAPTPVDLGAANQWNGWSTEKDNGRFQRKPALDVADIPKLKLKWAFQYPGSKNGQATVIGDRLFTTSTSGAVYALNAKTGCVYWRHAAEGATRTSPVIAALPEGAPAKTALFFSDFTKAAVALDAETGKQLWKTVVDDQPALQMTGSITYWDGKIYVPISSGTEAFAQIPTWECCKFRGALVALDAATGKILWKRYTTEQEPRPFKLNKAGRQMWGPSGGAIWVTPTVDEARRLIYVGTSNSYTDVPYDNSDSVMAIDADTGAVRWTVQLLADDNYIDGCWQKGKEHANCPNPLGPDFSIGAAPIYRKMADGKEFLLVGQKSGMIYALDPANKGAKIWERQLSLGSALGGIEFGTAADDGKVYAGVSDIASQAKDRGKPGLWALDIRTGEVAWNFLNAPDTKCRWNNWWCHGAFSQAISVIPGAIFAGSYDGHFRAFDTATGKIIWDVDTGTKAVTTLSGAKAFGGVMDGAGPTIAGGMVYVHSGYAGRSSESGGRDLRGTDGNILMAFSVDGK; encoded by the coding sequence ATGGTATTCGACGAAGGACGATGGAAGCACCGTCCCCTTCCAGGAAACGCGCAAGATGGTGGCGGCCGCGCCGGCCAAGATCTGGCAGGGCCGCGTCGGCCCCTATCCCTTGCCGTCGAAGCTAGACCCGATGGTCGTGATCACTGTGTGGGGAGGCGAAAAGGACTTGTGGGACTGCGGGCCTCCGCTCGGTCTTTGCTCGGACTATCGCCCCACCACGCAGGCCAGTTCCAACTATTTCAGCTCGATCTCCAACGTCGTCCATGTCGCGTGCAGCGCTACGCACGGACATATGTGGCCGCAGGTCAATACCGACGCCTTCAATCTCTGGGCTTTGAACACGATGGCGTCGCATCCCAAGGGCAGCTCGCCCAAGGATTTCAAACTCACCGCCCCGCCGGAAGGTTATTCGTGCAAAATCGGACGATTTACGGATCATTACAAATGAGCAAGCTCACAGAAGCGATGAGCCGGATCATGGGCTCCCATGCTTGGGGCGGGGCTGTTTTTTCGGCAGCGACACTGATCGCTTTCGGGTCGGTCGTACATGCATCCGGCACCGTGGCCGAAACGGCGCCCCAATCCGGGCATGCTGTCCCGGCAGACCAGCTCGATGGCGAGACCCTGTACAAGGCGCGCTGTGCCGCCTGCCACGACAATGCGGAAGGGCGTACACCGAGCCGGGAGGTGCTTTCGAAGAACCCGGCCAGTTTCATCCTCGCAAGCATGCGAACGGGCGCGATGGTACCGATGGCCGAAGGCCTGACGCTCGAGGAAATGACCGCGATCGCGCGTGCGGTCGGGAAGGCAGACGCAAAAACCGACGACGGCATCGACTTGCGCCGGATCTGGGGCAACAGCGTCGAAGGGACGCCGCTTGATGCACCACAATGTTCTTCGGCGCCAACGCCCGTCGATCTCGGCGCGGCCAACCAGTGGAACGGCTGGAGCACCGAAAAGGATAACGGCCGTTTCCAGCGCAAGCCCGCACTGGACGTCGCCGACATACCGAAGCTTAAACTGAAATGGGCATTCCAGTATCCCGGCTCGAAGAACGGGCAGGCGACGGTCATCGGCGACAGGCTGTTCACGACCAGCACGTCGGGCGCGGTTTATGCTCTCAACGCCAAAACCGGCTGCGTTTATTGGCGGCACGCCGCCGAAGGCGCGACGCGCACCAGCCCCGTCATCGCGGCCCTGCCCGAAGGCGCGCCAGCGAAGACCGCGCTCTTCTTCTCGGACTTTACCAAGGCGGCTGTCGCACTTGATGCCGAAACCGGCAAGCAGCTCTGGAAGACGGTGGTCGACGACCAGCCGGCGTTGCAGATGACCGGTTCGATTACATATTGGGACGGTAAGATCTATGTGCCGATCTCGTCGGGCACCGAGGCATTTGCGCAAATCCCGACATGGGAATGCTGCAAGTTCCGGGGCGCGCTTGTGGCGCTCGATGCTGCGACGGGCAAAATCCTCTGGAAGCGCTACACAACCGAACAGGAACCGAGGCCGTTCAAGCTCAACAAGGCCGGCCGGCAAATGTGGGGACCTTCGGGCGGCGCGATCTGGGTAACGCCGACGGTCGATGAGGCGCGCCGCCTCATCTATGTGGGAACGTCGAACAGCTATACCGATGTTCCCTACGACAATTCTGACTCGGTGATGGCCATCGATGCCGACACCGGCGCCGTTCGCTGGACCGTGCAACTGCTCGCCGACGACAATTATATCGACGGCTGCTGGCAGAAGGGGAAGGAGCATGCGAACTGCCCCAACCCGCTTGGCCCCGACTTCTCGATCGGCGCTGCGCCGATTTACAGGAAGATGGCGGACGGAAAGGAGTTTCTCCTTGTCGGGCAGAAATCGGGCATGATCTACGCGCTCGATCCGGCCAACAAGGGCGCGAAGATCTGGGAGCGGCAGCTGAGCCTTGGTAGCGCGCTTGGCGGCATCGAATTCGGTACGGCGGCCGATGACGGCAAGGTCTATGCGGGTGTTTCCGATATCGCGAGTCAGGCCAAGGACCGCGGTAAACCTGGTCTCTGGGCGCTCGATATTCGGACCGGCGAGGTCGCCTGGAACTTCCTGAACGCGCCGGATACGAAGTGCCGCTGGAACAACTGGTGGTGCCATGGCGCCTTCAGCCAGGCGATCAGCGTTATTCCCGGTGCGATCTTCGCTGGCAGCTATGATGGACATTTCCGCGCCTTCGATACCGCGACGGGCAAGATCATCTGGGACGTCGATACCGGCACAAAGGCGGTCACGACGCTGAGCGGCGCGAAAGCCTTTGGCGGCGTGATGGACGGGGCAGGGCCGACGATCGCCGGCGGAATGGTCTATGTCCATTCAGGTTATGCCGGCCGATCGAGCGAAAGCGGCGGGCGGGACCTGCGCGGCACGGACGGCAACATCCTGATGGCCTTCTCGGTCGATGGAAAATGA
- a CDS encoding c-type cytochrome codes for MNDACKLTVFGSVGAFLVATLTVETDASAKAPAAPAAFARCAACHSVVRGAPNKMGPNLAGIVGSKAATRPGGRYSPALKKSGIVWNKANLAAYLKNTQTTVPGTTMPNPNISKTADSDAIIAYLTASK; via the coding sequence ATGAATGATGCGTGCAAGTTGACTGTTTTCGGATCGGTCGGTGCCTTCCTTGTAGCGACCCTCACGGTCGAGACCGATGCATCGGCTAAGGCCCCTGCAGCGCCGGCCGCATTCGCCCGATGTGCAGCTTGCCATTCGGTGGTTCGCGGCGCGCCCAATAAAATGGGTCCGAACCTTGCCGGGATCGTCGGGAGTAAGGCCGCCACGCGTCCGGGTGGCCGATATTCGCCGGCGCTCAAGAAGAGCGGCATTGTCTGGAACAAGGCCAATCTCGCCGCCTATCTCAAGAACACCCAGACGACTGTCCCCGGCACGACTATGCCCAATCCGAATATTTCGAAGACGGCCGACAGCGACGCGATCATTGCCTATCTGACGGCATCCAAATGA
- a CDS encoding class I adenylate-forming enzyme family protein, whose protein sequence is MTDIPAEIASCQAQEFGTFERLFALHAKAFPDACALNCEGEEISYSALDALADRVAASLQRDGVEGRDVVAICASSSIAYVAVFIGTLRAGAAISPLSPASTPDQLAAMVSDSGATHLFADGSVSRDLAGVEDGITAKRVALDDGARGAGFADWLLADGAAPTPVPIEPRWAFNIIYSSGTTGTPKGIVQSHEMRWNHVGRLGGYGPGSITMISTGLYSNTTLVVFLPALATGGTVVLMPKFDARRFLELSEQHRANYAMLVPVQYRRILDVPDFDRYDLSSYIMKFCTSAPFSAALKAEVLARWPGGLIEWYGMTEGGGSCQLIAHEHPDKLHTVGQPLPGHEIRVIDADGKFAAPGEVGEVVGRSGAMMNGYHNKPDKTAEAEWYSPEGDRYIRTGDLASVDEDGFFTLIGRKKDMIISGGFNIYPVDLEAALVAHDAVREAAVIGVPSRDWGETPVGFVTLVPGGQAHGDMLRDFANARLGKTQRLSEVRVVDALPRSAIGKILKRELQDLMASEGAA, encoded by the coding sequence ATGACCGACATCCCGGCTGAGATCGCCTCCTGTCAGGCGCAGGAATTCGGTACATTCGAACGGCTTTTTGCGCTCCACGCCAAAGCCTTCCCCGATGCGTGCGCCCTGAACTGCGAGGGTGAGGAAATCAGTTACAGCGCGCTCGATGCGCTTGCCGATCGTGTCGCTGCCAGCTTGCAGCGCGATGGTGTCGAGGGCCGCGACGTTGTCGCCATATGCGCGTCGAGCAGCATCGCCTATGTCGCGGTCTTCATCGGGACCTTGCGGGCAGGGGCGGCCATCTCGCCCTTGTCTCCGGCGTCAACACCGGACCAGCTTGCGGCCATGGTATCCGACAGCGGAGCGACCCACCTCTTTGCCGATGGTTCGGTCTCGCGAGACCTTGCCGGCGTCGAGGACGGCATTACCGCAAAACGCGTCGCGCTGGACGACGGCGCGCGGGGTGCGGGGTTCGCAGACTGGCTGCTGGCCGACGGGGCGGCGCCGACGCCTGTTCCGATCGAGCCCCGCTGGGCCTTCAACATCATCTACTCGTCGGGCACCACCGGGACTCCGAAGGGCATCGTCCAATCCCATGAGATGCGATGGAATCATGTCGGGCGCCTCGGCGGCTATGGGCCGGGGTCGATCACGATGATCTCGACCGGGCTTTATTCCAATACCACGTTGGTCGTGTTCCTGCCGGCGTTGGCAACCGGCGGCACAGTTGTCCTGATGCCGAAATTCGACGCGCGCCGCTTCCTCGAACTGAGCGAACAGCATCGCGCGAACTATGCCATGCTGGTGCCCGTGCAATATCGCCGCATCCTCGATGTGCCCGACTTCGACCGATATGATCTTTCGAGTTATATCATGAAATTCTGCACATCGGCGCCCTTTTCGGCAGCGCTAAAGGCCGAAGTGCTCGCCCGCTGGCCGGGCGGCCTCATCGAATGGTACGGGATGACCGAAGGCGGCGGCTCGTGCCAGCTCATCGCCCATGAACATCCCGACAAGCTGCACACCGTGGGCCAGCCGCTCCCGGGGCATGAGATCCGGGTCATCGATGCCGACGGCAAATTTGCCGCGCCCGGCGAAGTGGGCGAAGTGGTGGGCCGGTCGGGCGCGATGATGAATGGTTATCACAACAAGCCCGACAAGACGGCGGAAGCCGAATGGTACAGCCCGGAGGGCGATCGTTATATTCGCACCGGCGATCTCGCCTCGGTCGACGAGGACGGCTTCTTCACGCTGATCGGCCGCAAGAAGGACATGATCATCTCGGGCGGCTTCAACATCTATCCCGTCGACCTCGAGGCCGCGCTCGTCGCGCATGATGCCGTGCGCGAAGCGGCCGTCATCGGTGTGCCGTCGCGCGACTGGGGGGAGACACCGGTCGGGTTCGTGACCCTCGTGCCCGGAGGACAAGCCCATGGCGACATGCTGCGCGATTTCGCCAATGCCCGGCTCGGCAAGACGCAGCGGCTCAGCGAAGTGCGCGTTGTCGATGCGCTGCCGCGAAGCGCCATCGGCAAGATATTGAAGCGCGAGCTCCAGGACCTGATGGCCTCAGAAGGCGCGGCCTGA
- a CDS encoding SDR family NAD(P)-dependent oxidoreductase — MGERLVGKVALITGGTSGIGEATVELFIEQGCKVVFTGRNADKGATIAARLGDAAFFVEGDIRSEAAVKAAIDATTDRFGRLDCLFNNAGGPTRGTLETVTWDDYRDAMDLLVAPVVFGIKYAAPIMKAQGSGAIINNASVAALRTNYGGHLYSGAKAAVRQITKVAGSELAPWGITVNSIAPGGIATPIFFGGSERAAGMEEGHVAASMAKLEKNLASATPMQRSGFPKDIAYGALYLASDEGRFVTCHDLVIDAGMTAAGKTSFEGKPPAPTW; from the coding sequence ATGGGCGAAAGGCTTGTGGGTAAGGTCGCGCTGATTACGGGCGGGACGAGCGGGATCGGCGAAGCGACGGTCGAACTTTTTATCGAACAGGGCTGCAAGGTCGTCTTTACGGGACGCAATGCCGACAAGGGTGCGACCATCGCGGCGCGCCTCGGCGATGCGGCCTTCTTCGTCGAAGGTGACATCCGCAGCGAAGCGGCCGTCAAGGCGGCGATCGACGCGACGACGGACCGGTTCGGGCGGCTCGACTGCCTTTTCAACAATGCCGGGGGCCCGACGCGCGGAACGCTAGAGACCGTCACCTGGGACGATTATCGCGATGCGATGGATTTGCTGGTCGCCCCAGTGGTGTTCGGTATCAAATATGCGGCGCCGATCATGAAGGCGCAGGGTTCGGGCGCGATCATCAATAATGCCAGCGTCGCCGCACTGCGTACCAACTATGGCGGTCATCTCTACAGTGGCGCGAAAGCGGCCGTCCGCCAGATCACCAAGGTCGCGGGATCGGAACTGGCACCATGGGGCATCACCGTCAACTCGATCGCGCCCGGCGGGATTGCGACGCCGATCTTCTTCGGCGGTTCGGAACGTGCGGCCGGCATGGAGGAAGGGCATGTCGCCGCCAGTATGGCGAAGCTCGAAAAGAATCTGGCGTCGGCAACGCCGATGCAACGCTCGGGCTTTCCGAAAGATATCGCCTATGGCGCGCTCTACCTGGCGAGCGACGAGGGTCGGTTCGTGACCTGCCACGATCTGGTGATCGACGCGGGCATGACCGCTGCCGGCAAGACCAGCTTCGAAGGCAAGCCGCCAGCACCGACCTGGTAG
- a CDS encoding MFS transporter, which produces MSEGIAARGSLRGDQDGPPAYAALTLVGILFINMVGFGIVIPLLPFYGLAFSAEPWQVALIFSAFSVGSLFGEPLWGRLSDLYGRRILLISTVSGNCLCYLALAFADTAWLAFAIRLLGGFASGNGSVVQAYIADVTPPEKRARRMSWLGAAFAIGLIVGPAIGGSFVDESRGVPGFRIPLLLASAASACSLVALLLFVKEPRTRIVVARPKLKIGSALAQVVKHPVIGRLMLLTLLVSFAFTGVEVMFGLWAHARFGWGAREIGQCFAIAGAISAFTQIFVTGRLSERYGEAHVLAGGMAMTVVGCFLQPFSNGLMMTTALISLTAAGQSIAFPNVVTLISRTCDPSRQGQVLGFNNATGAFGRTTGPFTASLGFGHISPNLPYFAAAGLVAPAILLALRAVRHERRHNISKAPPE; this is translated from the coding sequence ATGTCGGAGGGGATAGCGGCTCGCGGCTCGTTGCGAGGGGATCAGGACGGGCCGCCGGCTTATGCCGCGCTGACCCTCGTCGGCATCCTGTTCATCAACATGGTCGGCTTCGGTATCGTCATACCGTTGCTCCCCTTCTATGGCCTCGCCTTCAGCGCCGAGCCCTGGCAGGTCGCACTCATTTTTTCGGCCTTTTCGGTCGGCAGCCTGTTCGGCGAGCCATTATGGGGGCGGCTCAGCGACCTTTATGGCCGACGCATTCTGCTTATTTCGACGGTCTCCGGCAATTGCCTCTGTTATTTGGCACTCGCCTTTGCCGACACCGCATGGCTTGCTTTCGCTATCCGGCTGCTCGGCGGGTTCGCCAGCGGGAACGGTTCAGTCGTACAAGCTTATATTGCCGACGTAACGCCACCCGAGAAACGGGCGCGCAGAATGAGTTGGCTCGGCGCGGCATTCGCCATCGGCCTGATCGTCGGTCCCGCGATAGGGGGTAGCTTTGTCGATGAGAGCCGCGGCGTTCCGGGCTTTCGCATCCCGCTGCTCTTGGCATCGGCTGCATCGGCATGCTCGTTGGTCGCGCTCCTATTGTTCGTCAAGGAACCGCGCACACGGATCGTCGTCGCCCGTCCGAAATTGAAGATCGGCTCCGCACTCGCGCAGGTCGTCAAGCATCCCGTCATCGGCCGCCTGATGCTGCTGACCCTGCTCGTGAGCTTTGCCTTCACCGGGGTCGAGGTGATGTTCGGGTTGTGGGCGCATGCGCGTTTCGGCTGGGGGGCGCGTGAGATCGGGCAATGTTTCGCGATTGCGGGCGCAATTTCCGCCTTTACCCAGATTTTTGTCACCGGCCGCTTGTCGGAACGATATGGCGAAGCCCATGTCCTTGCCGGCGGGATGGCCATGACCGTCGTCGGATGTTTTCTTCAGCCTTTTTCGAACGGCCTGATGATGACCACCGCCCTGATTTCGCTGACGGCGGCCGGGCAGTCGATTGCATTTCCCAATGTTGTCACGCTGATCTCCCGAACGTGCGATCCCTCACGCCAAGGTCAGGTGCTCGGATTCAACAACGCGACCGGAGCATTTGGGCGAACGACGGGCCCCTTCACCGCAAGTCTCGGATTTGGCCATATCAGTCCGAACCTCCCCTATTTCGCGGCCGCCGGCCTCGTGGCCCCCGCAATACTCCTGGCGCTGAGAGCCGTACGGCATGAGCGACGGCACAATATATCGAAAGCACCGCCCGAATAA